The window CTGTACCGGGCGGGCTTCGCGGGGGTGCCGCTCGACCTCTCGGCGGTGGGCGACCTCTTCGCCGTCAGCCGCTTCATGCTCGCGCACGCCAACAACCTGTCCACCTCGGCGGCGCCGGCCGCGGGGCAGCCGCTGCTCGTGCCGCTCCAGTGCGGCTGCCCCTCCGGGTCGCCCAACGCCTACGCCCCCACGCAGTACCAGATCAGCTCCGGCGACACCTTCTGGATCGTCTCCGTCACCAAGCTGCAGAACCTCACGCAGTACCAGGCCGTGGAGCGCGTCAACCCCACGGTGGTGCCTACCAAGCTCGAGGTCGGCGACATGGTCACGTTCCCCATCTTCTGCCAGTGCCCCACCGCCGCCCAAAACGCCACCGGGCTCGTCACCTACGTGATGCAACAGGGCGACACCTacgcctccatcgccgccgccttcgccgtcGACGCGCAGTCCCTCGTCTCCCTGAACGGGCCCGAGCGGGGCACGCAGCTGTTCTCCGAGATACTAGTGCCGCTCCGTCGGCAGGTGCCGCAGTGGCTGCCGCCAATCGTGACCCGCAACGACGAGTCGGCCACACCGCCGTCCCCGCCGCCTACCGCCACGCCCGGTCCGAGCGACGTGGCCGACAACCGAGACGGGGTGGTCACCGGGCTGGCCGTCGGGTTGGGCGTGGTCGGTGGGCTttggctgctgcagctgctgctgctgggctgcctgTGGAGGCGGCTCAAGGCGAAGGGGCGGCGAGGGGACGCGGTGgcgagcggcgacggcggcgagggcggcagGTCTGGCAAGAGCGCGTCCGGCTCCGGCGGCGTGGGAGGGGAGAGATTCCTAGTGAGTGACATATCCGAGTGGCTGGACAAGTACAGGGTGTtcaagggggaggagctggagcgtGGCACAGATGGTTTCGACGACGCGCACCTCATCCAGGGCAGCGTGTATAAGGCCAACATCGGCGGCGAGGTCTTCGCCGTGAAGAAGATGAAGTGGGATGCCTGCGAGGAGCTCAAGATCCTGCAGAAGGTACGGCCATTTCCTCCCAAAACTGAATTACATTTCGTGGGAACTCACACTGAACTCTTTTCAAGTTCTAGTGTTAGTTAATTATGCTTTGGTAGTAATTTCCCGATAAACAAAGAAATCGATGATCGCCACTCAGATGGTTCGTGTTCATCCACCACAAATATACAATCCCTGACGGGGACATAACAGTTCAATAACACGCTAGTGCTTGTACATTAACTAAACAATAGAGGgcacctctgttcattacttgataGAAAAGAAATAAGTTTGTTAATTGGACAAGCAGACGAGGAAGAAGTAGTGCAGATGTTTTATACTCCTACTTACATTTCGGAGTACAATGACCAAACTGTCTTCTTTTTGTTTGTGTACAAATACAAATACAAACGCATCTTAAAATTTTAAGCGGGTCAATTGAACCGTACCTGCAATAACGATGTTAGCGGAGACAAGAAATAATGTTTTGGACCTGTCACTATGCAAGTGCCGTCAGATTCATCGAGCTGGTTCTGCACGGCCCACCGTTCGGTTGGCACTTGGCAGTGGTGCCAATGTACTTGGACTTGAAATAATTCCAAGGAGATGCGTCCATAAATCCTCGTTATTTCTTTATTAGAGCGGTCAATTTATCAGTTTTTGCGGGTGAATTTATCAGTTGTTGTCTGCCTACTTGCAAACGGTCAGATTTCCGGACCATAGGATGAAGATCCAAAGACTCGTATTAGCCGCGACTCTTCTATATGCTTGCTACGATTTCACCCATCTTTTTCACTCATGGACAAAAGTAGAAGAAGGAGCCAAGCAGCCACCCGATGCCGCTAGCAAGAATTGGGATGAAGTTCTATAGCGGCATTATGGCCGTACCGAGGCAAACCTAAACCTAGATGTACTTTGTATAAAAGCTACTCCATTGGTCGCATAATATAAGAAcaattttgacactacactagtgtcaaaaacattctaatattatgggacggagggagtacctagcaTCCCTGCTCCGTCCGGTGACACGCCCAGAGGGGAAGAGGGGAGGGGTTGGGTTTTGNNNNNNNNNNNNNNNNNNNNNNNNNNNNNNNNNNNNNNNNNNNNNNNNNNNNNNNNNNNNNNNNNNNNNNNNNNNNNNNNNNNNNNNNNNNNNNNNNNNNNNNNNNNNNNNNNNNNNNNNNNNNNNNNNNNNNNNNNNNNNNNNNNNNNNNNNNNNNNNNNNNNNNNNNNNNNNNNNNNNNNNNNNNNNNNNNNNNNNNNNNNNNNNNNNNNNNNNNNNNNNNNNNNNNNNNNNNNNNNNNCGGTATTAAGTGATATCAAACTCCACATGATACCTTTGATACCGCATCTCAAACTTCAATTTTGTAAGTTTTCAGAAAATTCTAAGTTTTTTGTGAATGTTCACAAGATATGTGTCTACAATCCATAAAAAAGTTTGAAAGACAAATttgaaaaagatatttgaaaagccAATTTCACACATGCTGTTGGAAATCTTGAaaacttttaaatttgaatttcgtGACATGGCATCACTGGATATCCCCCACTCTTTCTACCCTCACCGCCTCAGTCTCTGCATTCAACGATTCAAGTACATCTAGATAGATCCGGGTGACTATGTACAATGTACTCGAACATGAACCCGAGTAAACACGTTCCGGACCCACAAATTGCTACCATCAGCTTCCTCACACGAGTCTTCGCATGCTGATCACGTACGTGACTGAAACATTTTTCAACAAAGGCTGCTTTCGCACAAGATGACACGTACGATGGGGCCATTGACTAGCTGTCTAGCTCAATGACTTTGATCACATCTGCAAGACAGCATCACCAAGCTCAAGCTGCAACCACCCAAGAAAGGAGATGACAAGCAAGTCAAGCATTCTACTTGCGAGATAGGGACCTTTTTTTTTTTTCGATCAGAGGGGCCCCATGGCCCCCATTTTCATTACGAAAATGGAGTCACAACATACAAAGCAAGTTCcatacaaatttaacatttttcgATGCCTAACATCTGCATCAGGAAACACTACTCATACATCTAGAGGCACTTCAACCGCACCTACAGGATGCTACAACAGAAGAACGCTCCAAAGCATCATCGCTACAAATGTTGCCTAATATTTTGCATCAGGGAAATAAACTCCTACATCTGAGATACCAAAATCTGCACCTACAGGGTGCTATATCAAAAGAACAAGAGAGATAATCGTAAATGCTGCATCTGTCAACACTTGATCAACAGAGCCTCCGTACAGCTGGGCCCCACCCGTAAGCACGCTTGAAGACGTCCCTCGCTATCTGGGCCAACCTCTTGGTCACTTCCTtaagagttttttccacccctcttTTCTGTAGCACACCCCAGGAATCCAACATATAACATAAAGAGACGATAATATCAGTAGGATCCCTAGATAAAGAACTTTGAAAGCAGGATTTATTTCTTGCTTTCCAGATCGACCATAACAAAGCAGCCGTACCAATAGCTATAACCATTCTATCTTTCCCAGTATACTTAGGAAGCCAATTCTGGCAAAGGTCAAAGAATGACAGGGGTGTTTGGGGATTTCCCAAAGCACTCCCAACTACATTCCAAAGAAACCGAGCAAGAGAACAAGTGAAAAACAGATGATCAATATATTCATTGGCATCACAAAATTCACATTTGTTGGTGCCTTTCCAGCCTTTTTTACACAAGTTGTCCTTGGTCAGGATCCTTCCTTTGATAACTAACCATATAAAAGCTTTAATTTTCAAAGGTACCTTCAGTTTCCAAAGAAACTTAAAAGGGAACACTACTCTCTTTGCAATAATATATTGATAAAGAGATTTAACAGAGAACTGACCAGAGCTAGTCAAAAGCCAGTTGACTTTGTCAGGTTCCTCACTCAGAACAACCTGACTGCACATATCCATAAGCTTATTCCACATATCCAGTGTCTCCCCATATAAACATCTCCTAAATCTAATGCAGTTAAAATCATGTTCAAATGCTTTAGCAACCGTAATGTTTTGATGAAAAGTAAGCTTGTACAAGCGAGGAAAAAGTTGACAGAGAGGCTTGTTGTGGATCCAAGCATCTTCCCAAAATCTAGTTTTATGCCCATCCCCAACAATTCTCTGACAACAGTTGTAAAAGATATCTTTAACACTCATGATACCATTCCAGAAATGAGAGTTGGCAGGAGATGACTCACATTGAGACAGAGTTTTCCTCTTCAAATACTTTGCTCTAATCATCTCCTGCCAATCCCCATCTTCATTCTCAAGTCTCCAGAGCCACTTACACAAAAGACTAATATTCTTGATATCTAGATTAGTAACACCCAACCCCCCTTGGTCTCTAGGTTGACAAACGTCAAGCCAGTTAACTAGATGATACTTCCTAACCCCCTCTCTTTCTTGCCAAAGCACCCGCGCTCGAAAGAAATTGATTCTTTTCCCTACTCCTTTTGGTAGACGGAAAAAGTTAAGTAAATGGCTAATGATGTTACTCAAGCAAGTTTCAGTGCGTATAAGCCTACCGCCCATAGATAAAAGACCCCCTTGCCACGCTGCAGCTCCTTTCTCTACTTTTTCTTCCGCTGATTTCCAATCCGCATTACAAAGTTTTTTATAATGAAGGGGAAGACCTAAATACCTAAAAGGGAAGCCCCCAATAGCGCAAGTAAAAATGCCGGCATAATCAGCTTGTTTCTCCAAAGCTTTACCGAAACAGAAAATTTCACTCTTTAAAAAATTAATCTTCAGACCGGTCAAATGCTCAAAAACACATAGAATAATTTTGAGGTTCCTAGCCCCCTCAAGGTCATCTTCAAAACAGAAAATAGTATCGTCCGCATATTGCAAAATATTTAGACCTCCTGCATACACCCTAGGCAACACTCCCTTGATAAATCCTTGTTCTTGCGCCCTTTGCACCAGGGTAGCAAGAACATCAGCTGCCAAATTGAAAAGCAAGGGGGAAAACGGGTCCCCTTGCCTCAAACCCTTCCTAGTAACAAAATAcgggccgataacatcattaatagTGATGGCAACCTTTCCATTACTAACGACATCTTTTGTCCATTGGACAAAATGTTCAGGGAAGCCTTTCATCTTTAGGACATCAAGCATGAAACTCCAATTAATTTTATCGTAAGCTTTTTCGAAATCAACCTTAAAAAGCACAGCAGAACATTTTTTTCTATGTAAAGAGTGGATAGCTTCATGAAGCATAAGTACATTGTCCAGGATGTAGCGCCCTTTTATAAACGCAGATTGAGCTTTGGAAATTGTTTTATCCGCAATTTTCATAGCTCTATTGTTAAGAACTTTTGTAAAAATTTTAAAAGGAACGTTCAGCATACAGATGGGGCGGTACATTTGAATCCTATCAGCCCCCTGCCCCTTAGCAAGCAAAGTGACTACCCCATAGTTAAGCCTTGAAATGTTAATCTTGCCCTCATAAAAGTCATGAAAAAGCCTAAGGAGATCGTTACAAATGAGGTTCCAGAAAAATTGAAAGAACTCGGCAGGAAAGCCGTCCGGGCCAGCCGCACTGTTGCGCTTCATAGAAAATAACGCATTTTTAACTTCATCCATAGTAAATTTGCAACTGAGCTCAACTTTATCCTCTTCTGACAACACATCATCAAGAGGGATACACAGAGATATAGGAGGTAAATCTACATGGCCAAATAAATCTTTATAAAAATTAGTTGCATATTTGAGCAAGTTATCATCCCCCTGGATGATCCCTTCATCCTGGATAAGTCGAAAGATTTTACTCTTACGCTTCCGACCACTAGCCTTAATCATAAAATACTTAGTGTTGCTATCCCCTTCTTTGATATCCCTCTCCTTCGAGCGTTGATACCATTTTATTTCTTCCTCTCTAAGaattttattcaaatcattttgCAGACTATTTATATGCACATAGTCAGCTGCTGATACACCAGCAAGCTCACACTTCTTATCAAGTATATCTAAAGCATTAATAATAAAACTCTTCTTTTTCCTGTAACTACCCTCAACATTAAGGTTCCAACCCTTGAGCCCGCTTCTTAATTTTCTCATAACAGCCTGCCACCAATCCAGGCTGTTTTTTTTAGGAGCGATAGATTTCCAAATTCTAGAAACAACGGCCGGCAACTCATCTCTGAGAAGCCAGCATAGCTCAAATTTAAAAGGCCTGGTAGCTACAGCATTTACAATTCCAGTATGTACCAAAAGAGCAGCATGATCAGAGACACCTCTAACGAGTGTCTTGACCGTAACTAAAGGAAAATGTTGTTCCCAAGATGGGCTAACAAGAATCCTATCTAGTTTTACATACAAGGGATCGTCCTGGTTATTAGACCAAGTAAAGCTCCTCCCTGAGAGCTCTAACTCTTTTAGCCCCCAATGCTCAATGATGGAATTAAAGTAAAAAGACCAAACAGGGAGTTTTTTAGCTCTACTTCTCTCATTGAtcctcctaatgatattgaaatcaccaccAACAACAAGGGGTAATTTATCATGCCCTAACATATGAACAAAATCGATCAGAAAGTCCTTCTTGTCTTTGGTATGAGAAGCCCCATACACATTGATCAAAGTCCACTTGAAACCCGATCTCTTATCCATAATGATCATTCTGGTAAAAAACCTAGTAGCAGTGCACGTGTCGACCTCAAACAGATCCTCTCTGACACCCATGAGGAGCCCACCCGAGGCTCCTATAGAGGGATGCCAAAGCCAGATGAAAGTAAATCTACCACCGATACTAGCTAACCATGGATCAGAAAAATCAGTTTTCTTAGTCTCCTgaatacaaatgaactctaaagcaTGCTCAGAAATGATTTCTTTAAGAAACCTTCTTTTTTCAGGTTCACCCAGCCCCCTAGCATTCCAGAAAACACCAGCCATAAAACAAATTACTTTTTTTTGGTAccacacttgacctttggcttgaCGCTGACTCCTCCAGCGCAAGTCTGCTTTAGTTTAGATTTATATAACGATGATAAAAGAATTAATTCATCTCTAAGCTCTTCATCGTCCTCAGATTCACATTCTGAGTCAGATACAAGGTTCCTAATGTTATCAGGGTCAAAACTTCCCAGTTTTGACTCCTCATCACTACCTTCCACATTAGTCTTCTTCCTCATATTTGCAAGAAATAAATCACTCCTAGTTTTTTCTAAGCTCTTGATCATAGAAATAGTGCTATCTATTTCCTCAGGAGTATTGCCTAAGCTAACACCAATGCATTGCGTAATGTGCGAAATAAAACTAGGTATTGTATTTAAAACAGTAGGTATATTGGGAGCAGTATTTAAATCTGTAGGAGCCATACCTGGGGTCTCCAGATTCTTCCTCCTCGCCATGTCAGTAGCTTTGTCCATAGTCTGCACCTCCTCTTTGTGTTTGTTCCTGACACTTCTTCTCCTCGCCGCCTCATCTAGAGCTGCCTTTTCTTTAGCCTTTTGAACCCTAACTTCAGCTTCCCTCAACTTTTGTTGCTTGGTAATATCAGCCTCCCCAAGATCTTGCAAAGGATTCAACACCACCCCTTGTACCCTGTTAGAGAAGGAGTTCTGCTTCGTCGCAACAACTCTTCCAGGAGGTGAAATAGCACCGGCTGTTTTAACCATGTCAGGGGTTAGGTTCTCCTTGTCGTGCCTTAGGTTGCAATTTTCCTCAGCCGACAGCTCCTCTTCCACTTCAGCCTCAATCTCTTTAATTCTCTGAGTGCTAATCCCGAGCCTTCTGGCAAAATCTTCAGGATCCTGAGTGCAGTCATACTCTTCCTCTTGCTGGCTACCAACCCTTTCTGTAAAGTTCTCCATCATTTCAGCGTCCTTAGCAAAGTCTGCATTAATCTGCTCTACACCAGACCCCGCCTTGTCAGTCAAATGCTTCTTGTCTAGCAGTTTTTGTCTCACTTCCCTTTCAGCTATCCAATTCTTATCTAACTCGTATTGACTGGATATAACCTCATCAGAATTCTCAGCTACCGCATTTCCTCCGATACCAACAGCATCACTGTCTTGCCTTGGAGATTTACTGCATATCAGCTCATCCTTGTCGTTTCTGTCCCTAGGTCTCTTATCAGTAGTTTGTTGTGTAGGAGCCGAAGGCCTGGGGTAGCTGACCAAAACACCCCCCTCCAACGGGCCTCCCTCCTCCACAATATCCTCTAGCTCAAAGAAAATGTTATATACCAAGCCACTTTCATTCAGGGGAGCACTAGCTGGAATTTTCCTGGGATCCATAACTCCAATTTTTGCTCTCACCACCCCACATTGTCTATACAACTCCATGTCCAGTTCTAAAACATTCCCTATCAGAGAACCAGCCTCACAGAAGCCTTGATAGTGTTCAAGTGGTTCAGGCACTCCATCAATTCTAACCCAGCAGACATACAGCTTGTAAGATGCAATTGATGAATTAGTCCACCTGTCAACTTTGATTGTTGCTTTAGTACCGATCAGTCCAAAGTAGTGTTGAATGTGCTCATTGCCTACAACATATAGACATAAATACTACGTActacttcttctgatccaaaataagtgtcgcagttttgaactaagattgagCTACCATGGTTAGAATGGACCGTAAATACTAGCACCTGCCTCTGAATGTACCACAAATTTATTAGCTAGACATGATAAAGTTTATTTGACCTTCAGGTGAACCACAGCAACCTGGTGAAGCTGGAGGGGTTCTGCATCAACACGGCGACGGGCGATTGCTTCCTGGTGTACGAGTACGTGGAGAACGGGTCCCTGGACCTGTGCCTGCTGGACCGCGGCCGCGCGCGGCGGCTGGACTGGCGCACGCGCCTCCACATCGCGCtggacctcgcccacggcctccagtacaTCCACGAGCACACCTGGCCGCGCGTGGTGCACAAGGACGTCAAGAGCAGCAACGTCCTCCTCGACGCCCGCATGCGCGCCAAGATCGCCAACTTCGGCCTCGCCAAGACCGGCCACAACGCGGTCACCACCCACATCGTGGGCACGCAGGGCTACATCGCGCCCGAGTACCTCGTCGACGGCCTCGTCACCACCAAGATGGACGTCTTCGCCTACGGCGTCGTCCTGCTCGAGCTCGTGTCCGGCCGCGAggccgccggcgacggcggcggcggcgacctgcTGCTGGCGGACGCGGAGGAGAGGGTGTTCCGCGGCCGGGAGGACAGGCTGGAGGCGCGCGCGGCCGCGTGGATGGACCCCGTGCTCGCCGAGCAGAACTGCCCGCCGGGGAGCGTGGCCACCGTGATGGGCGTGGCCAGGGCGTGCCTGCAGCGGGACCCGGCCAAGAGGCCGAGCATGGTGGACGTGGCCTACACCCTGTCCAGGGCGGACGAGTACTTCGCGGACTATTCCGGCGAGAGCGTGTCCGTGGATGGCAGCGGCGAGATCGCCGCGCGGTGAGTCGCTTGTTTGTACTGCTCTGCTTTGTAGTTAATCGGTCAGCACGGACGATATAGCTAGCTGGTGGCAAGCATTAGTGTATAGgagtgtaagacaataagttttgggaaccagcacaaccctctagaggtggcttatctcattatatataatggttgtgttacaatacgtacaatatacgtacataggtacagaagctatacatagtctaacaccctccctcaattttagccactttctaaagaactgagaagggtaagattgcgcctacaagcctcaaactgtggcaatggtaaaggcttagtgaagatgtctgcaagttgatccttagatgagataaacttgatctggagttgcttctgtgatacacgttcccgcacaaagtgatagtcaacttcaatgtgtttcgttcgggcatgaaatactggatttgcagaaagatatgtagcaccggtgttatcacaccaaagaataggaggctgtggttgagacaaacccaactcctgaagcaaagactgcacccaaataatctctgcagtagcattagccacagccttgtactcagcttcagtactgctacgtgacacagtagcctgtttccgagcactccaggcgatcaaattagagccaaagaatactgcataaccccccgtggatcgcctgtcatctgggctaccagcccaatctgcatcagagaaggccgaaaggacccgagaggaagtcggccgaatatgcataccaaatgtcagggtgaactgaacataacgaagaatgcgtttaacagtagcccaatgagtatctctgggagcctgaagatactgacaaaccctgttaacagcataagagatatctggtctcgtgatcgtcaagtactgaagtccaccaacaatgctcctgtactctgtggcatccgcaggagacaaaagctcaccatcaacagttgttatcttgtcggtagacgacatgggtgtggtggtcggtttgcacttcagcatgccggctctttgtaacaactccaaggagtacttcttctgcgtaaggacaagaccagtagcacgagaagtgacctcaactccaaaaaagtagtgaagcttcccaagatctttgaccgcaaaatcagcaccaagagagcagacaagagcatcaacagcatactgagaagagctgacaaggataatatcatcgacatataccaaaagatacatagtgacttctggcttctgtagaagaaataatgaagtgtcagcagtggacggcacaaacccatgagcacgaagggcagaggcaaggcgggcatgccaggcacgaggagcttgcttcaaaccatatagtgctttggaaagatgacagatatagtcaggacgatcaggatcagagaaaccaggcggctgtttcatataaacctcttcctccaaaaatccatgtagaaaagcattctgcacatcaagttgacgaagtgaccaaccacgagaaacagcaatggagagaagaagccgaatagtggtaggcttgacgacaggactgaaggtgtcctcatagtcaagaccatgacgctgccgaaaaccgcgagcaacaagtcgcgctttgtaacgctcaatagatccatccgaatacttcttcactttgaatacccattttgagtcaataacatttacccgtggtgatggaggaacgagagtccatgtcttgttacgaagaagagcatgaaactcctgctccatagcctctcgccaatgtggaatgcgcagggcaacctgatatgagcgaggctcagaagatggatccgcaacagcagcagccaaacaagcagccaaccaagcaaccgtaccatccgtacgttccttaggtttgaaaatgccactgcgactgcgtgtatgtggtcgagacacaggaaccaccgaggtcgacagagcagcctgcaacgggctggaggacggcgacgttgacgagtcagccggtgacgaggagccagtcacggtagcctcggactcggtcggcgaagaaggccggcccaccggcgaaaccgacagagcagacgaagcagctggcgactccggcatcacagaccgggccgatggcgagctcggcatagtgggccgtggcgcggccggtgtcgtgggccgatccgctgatgaaggcgacgtgaggacccgagccacgggcgaagacggcgtgacgggccgagccgcgggcgactcggcggccgctggcgaaaaaggccgagccgctggagactcggcgatcgctggcgtagcggaccgagcagtggagatgctcggcacgacgggctcgtcgggtgaccatgcatgggcacgcaaatcgatgccatgcaacatagggcgatcgacgtgcccaccagaagacgacgatgatgatggtgaatcccccaacatctccaaacgagctccacgtccggttcctgcatcatggttaggtaacagcaaatgagagtatgcaacatcatcaaattggtcagaagcaacagaggatgaatgcagggatggtggttcgacagtggacacaggaaggttggcaaagggaaaaacatgctcatcaaacacgacgtcccgagatatatagacacgattagtgggaacatgaagacatttgtaacctttatgaagagagctatagccaagaaaaacacacttcttagaatgaaactcaagcttgcgcttgttatatggacgaagatgcggccagcaagcacacccaaataccttgagaaaggtatagtcaggttgttcattaaggagaacctcaatgggagtcttcatgtttaaaacacgagtaggagtacggttgatgagaaagcatgcagtggtgaaagcatcactccaaaaccgaaacggaatagatgcatgggccaaaagagtaagaccagcttcaacaatatgacgatgcttacgttcgactgaaccattctgctgatgtgtatgtggacatgctaaacgatgagctatcccaagcgactgaaagaaggagttgaggttgcgatactcgccccccagtccgactggacatgaacaattttgtgcttgagaagacgttcaacatgtttttgaaactgaacaaaaatatcaaacacatcagatttgcgtttaataagataaagccaggtaaagtgactataagcatcaacgaaactgatatagtaattatgaccactgccaGAAGTCTGagaaggaccccatacatctgaaaacataagttctaaaggatgtttcacctcacgactggactccgaaaaaggaagttgatgactcttcccctgctgacaagcatcacacactgctacatctttattactagacaaactaggaagctcatgacgacgcaaaatatgacggacaataggtgtggccgggtgaccaagacgagcatgccactgtgacggagagacccgaactccactgaaaacgcgagcgacgccaggatgctccagacggtagaggccctggcacaaccgcccactaagaagaatgtccctcgtgccccgatccttaataaaaagatcaaaagggtgaaattcacaaagcacattattatcacgtgtgagtttaggaactgaaagaagattacgggtcacagatggaactcgaagaacattgcgaagctgaagactcctattggcatgtctagtgagaagagatgcttgaccaatatgagagatgtgcatacctgctccattggcggtgtggatcttgtcggagccatgatagggttcacgagtgtgaagcttccccatctcgctggtcagatgctctgtcgccccagagtccatgtaccagtgtggatcgatggagtaggactgagtgtgtccctggtgCTTCTGCGGCGcaagacgatcagccatggcgacctgacgggcattgttgcttgtatctttgccgtcattgccaagaccaaggaagcttcgctggaagcgcttatgacacttggag is drawn from Triticum dicoccoides isolate Atlit2015 ecotype Zavitan chromosome 6B, WEW_v2.0, whole genome shotgun sequence and contains these coding sequences:
- the LOC119323553 gene encoding serine/threonine receptor-like kinase NFP; the encoded protein is MPRNPTSAGRRPQPHPHPTHPPLTTTAAGAAAQHHRPPPYVTPELPPASHHHHPKPRPFPSRSAAQAMMPLTRRRLLATLLCLFALPAPARSQNASATPAPASVEGFNCSANGTYPCQAYALYRAGFAGVPLDLSAVGDLFAVSRFMLAHANNLSTSAAPAAGQPLLVPLQCGCPSGSPNAYAPTQYQISSGDTFWIVSVTKLQNLTQYQAVERVNPTVVPTKLEVGDMVTFPIFCQCPTAAQNATGLVTYVMQQGDTYASIAAAFAVDAQSLVSLNGPERGTQLFSEILVPLRRQVPQWLPPIVTRNDESATPPSPPPTATPGPSDVADNRDGVVTGLAVGLGVVGGLWLLQLLLLGCLWRRLKAKGRRGDAVASGDGGEGGRSGKSASGSGGVGGERFLVSDISEWLDKYRVFKGEELERGTDGFDDAHLIQGSVYKANIGGEVFAVKKMKWDACEELKILQKVNHSNLVKLEGFCINTATGDCFLVYEYVENGSLDLCLLDRGRARRLDWRTRLHIALDLAHGLQYIHEHTWPRVVHKDVKSSNVLLDARMRAKIANFGLAKTGHNAVTTHIVGTQGYIAPEYLVDGLVTTKMDVFAYGVVLLELVSGREAAGDGGGGDLLLADAEERVFRGREDRLEARAAAWMDPVLAEQNCPPGSVATVMGVARACLQRDPAKRPSMVDVAYTLSRADEYFADYSGESVSVDGSGEIAAR